From a single Fulvivirga ulvae genomic region:
- a CDS encoding HTH domain-containing protein produces the protein MTNDEKRNLYLRLDRMIRMKYKGNASALANRLGVSRSTFFRCIEEMKSLGAPIYYNELSQQYCYEEDGTFTFGFVRESTL, from the coding sequence ATGACAAACGACGAAAAGAGAAACCTTTACCTTCGTCTTGACAGGATGATCAGAATGAAATATAAAGGAAATGCTTCTGCTTTGGCAAATAGGCTTGGTGTTTCAAGAAGTACTTTTTTTCGATGTATTGAAGAAATGAAGAGCCTGGGAGCCCCGATATATTATAATGAGCTGTCTCAGCAGTATTGTTACGAAGAAGATGGGACATTCACTTTTGGTTTTGTTAGAGAATCTACCTTGTAG
- the bioB gene encoding biotin synthase BioB, protein MTEIRNNWTREEIAEIYNSPVLDLMYKASTVHREYHNSSEVQVCTLLSVKTGGCPEDCSYCPQAARYHTDVKVHKLLPTEEVLSKAKEAKESGSTRFCMGAAWREVRDNRDFDRVLDMVKGVNGMGLEVCCTLGMLTEEQAQKLKDAGLYAYNHNLDTSEEHYDEIISTRTYDDRLDTLKNVRNAKISVCSGGIIGMGESDGDRVGMLHTLATLPEHPESVPVNALVPVEGTPLAEQPRVSVWEMVRMIATARIIMPKAMVRLSAGRVRMNMEEQALCFMAGANSIFAGDKLLTTPNPDVVQDEEMFQVLNLKPRKAFKGEASVKFEQIPL, encoded by the coding sequence ATGACTGAAATTAGAAACAACTGGACAAGGGAGGAGATAGCTGAAATATATAACTCTCCGGTTTTGGATCTCATGTATAAAGCATCCACGGTACATAGAGAATATCATAATTCATCAGAAGTCCAGGTATGTACTTTGCTTTCAGTTAAGACCGGTGGTTGTCCCGAAGACTGCTCGTATTGTCCTCAGGCGGCCCGGTATCATACAGATGTAAAGGTGCATAAACTTTTGCCAACGGAAGAGGTTTTATCAAAAGCAAAAGAAGCAAAAGAGTCAGGAAGTACTCGCTTTTGCATGGGCGCAGCCTGGAGAGAGGTCAGGGATAACCGTGATTTTGACAGAGTGCTTGACATGGTAAAAGGAGTGAATGGTATGGGGCTGGAAGTGTGCTGTACTTTAGGGATGCTTACCGAAGAGCAAGCGCAAAAACTGAAAGATGCAGGCCTGTACGCCTACAACCATAACCTAGATACAAGTGAAGAACACTACGATGAGATAATTTCTACCAGGACTTATGACGACCGGCTTGATACCCTGAAAAATGTGCGCAATGCAAAAATATCAGTATGCTCGGGAGGTATCATTGGTATGGGTGAAAGCGATGGAGACAGGGTGGGCATGTTGCACACATTGGCCACATTACCGGAACACCCGGAGTCAGTTCCTGTTAATGCCCTCGTACCGGTGGAAGGTACACCGCTGGCTGAGCAACCACGTGTTTCTGTTTGGGAAATGGTAAGAATGATAGCTACTGCGAGAATCATTATGCCTAAAGCTATGGTAAGGCTGTCTGCTGGCAGAGTGAGGATGAATATGGAAGAGCAGGCACTTTGCTTTATGGCCGGGGCCAATTCTATATTTGCCGGTGATAAATTGTTGACAACCCCTAATCCTGATGTGGTACAGGATGAAGAAATGTTCCAGGTGCTAAACCTCAAACCCAGAAAAGCATTTAAGGGAGAAGCTTCGGTGAAATTTGAGCAGATACCATTATAA
- a CDS encoding tetratricopeptide repeat-containing sensor histidine kinase — protein MQQNITWVVKVSFIPFNRWEVWLLLLLLSCITPAGFAQSKIDSLKERAESDNFEAKSNALMELFIAYRLTDLDSALYFAEQSQDLSYEYGDSLMIVRTEIAVGYVYQEKGFYQLAIDHFQNALHIARRNQFKDREKFVLNNLGLTYYYYGKYDEALQYHFQSLSLREEENNQLEIAISCNNIGLVYYQIKDYNKAIEYFKRSLEIKKSLKDESKIEGTLINLGLCFSDLNNYDEAVNNFTRVLKLCERNGCEDRIKVDALNGAGLAYHSLDNVEQAELYLRDAMEIATNVGLQSHVVNNAHYLARIKKEKGSIKEALELLNDSQDLAEKIDSRVWINKNYKLYGEIYALLKDFERAYEYQSKYDSLSGLILNEEVIQNLANIQINYQERENLETISLQKSEISRRTTLLILSIIIIFLAVVILVILFRNNQLRRKVNRKLYEANEAIEKQNLELTNMNTVLEERVRERTQELNESNAALLKSNNELDNFIYKTSHDIRGPLATLQGVCNVALIDIEDKKSIDYFSKLSKTAERLNEILSKLLVINQINNSLISDEHIDFDTMITDIICEQQNAKTLKAISVEKEVQCDLQFRSDQDLLRIILTNLISNAFKFYNTSGRVDSFINIKVFSNDRLHVQVIDNGIGIDENVSYKIFEIFSKASDMSDTAGLGLYLVKLAVEKLGGDITLSKARGSFTQFEVVLPFH, from the coding sequence ATGCAGCAAAATATTACATGGGTTGTTAAAGTTAGCTTTATTCCATTTAATCGGTGGGAGGTGTGGCTGCTTTTATTGCTCCTTAGTTGTATTACTCCTGCGGGGTTTGCTCAATCCAAAATTGATTCATTAAAGGAGAGAGCAGAAAGTGATAATTTTGAAGCTAAGAGCAATGCCTTGATGGAATTGTTCATAGCTTACCGCCTGACCGATCTCGATAGTGCGTTGTATTTTGCCGAGCAATCGCAGGACCTATCCTATGAGTACGGAGACAGTCTGATGATCGTGCGGACGGAAATTGCTGTAGGCTACGTCTATCAGGAAAAGGGCTTCTACCAGCTGGCTATCGATCATTTTCAAAATGCCCTCCACATAGCCAGGAGAAACCAGTTTAAGGATAGGGAGAAGTTTGTTTTAAATAATCTTGGCCTCACGTATTACTATTATGGCAAGTATGATGAAGCCCTGCAGTATCATTTTCAGTCACTATCACTCAGAGAGGAAGAGAATAACCAACTGGAAATAGCTATTTCCTGCAATAATATTGGTCTGGTTTATTATCAGATCAAAGATTACAATAAAGCGATAGAGTATTTTAAAAGATCCCTGGAAATTAAAAAATCCCTTAAAGACGAAAGTAAAATTGAAGGGACACTCATAAACCTTGGTCTGTGTTTTTCTGATTTGAACAACTACGATGAAGCAGTAAACAATTTCACAAGGGTGTTAAAACTTTGTGAGCGGAACGGATGCGAAGACAGAATAAAGGTAGATGCTTTGAACGGTGCCGGATTGGCATATCACTCACTGGATAATGTAGAACAGGCAGAATTGTATTTAAGGGACGCAATGGAGATCGCCACGAATGTAGGCTTGCAAAGCCATGTGGTAAATAATGCCCATTACCTGGCCAGGATAAAAAAGGAAAAAGGAAGTATAAAAGAGGCCCTTGAACTGTTAAATGATAGCCAGGATCTTGCAGAAAAGATAGACTCCAGGGTTTGGATTAATAAAAATTATAAGCTTTACGGTGAAATATATGCCTTGCTTAAGGACTTTGAAAGGGCTTATGAATATCAGTCAAAGTATGATTCACTAAGTGGGCTGATACTAAACGAGGAGGTTATTCAAAACCTGGCCAATATACAGATCAACTATCAGGAAAGAGAGAACCTTGAAACCATAAGTCTCCAAAAGTCTGAGATATCCAGAAGGACTACGCTCTTAATTCTTTCAATTATTATTATCTTTTTGGCAGTTGTAATTCTGGTGATACTGTTTAGAAACAATCAGTTAAGGAGGAAGGTTAACAGGAAGCTTTATGAGGCTAATGAAGCCATTGAGAAGCAGAACCTGGAGCTGACTAACATGAATACAGTGTTGGAGGAAAGGGTAAGGGAACGTACCCAGGAACTCAATGAGTCAAATGCCGCTCTGCTAAAATCAAATAATGAGCTTGATAACTTTATTTATAAAACCTCTCACGATATCAGGGGGCCATTAGCAACACTGCAGGGGGTTTGTAACGTAGCTTTAATTGATATAGAAGATAAGAAGTCTATCGACTACTTCAGTAAGCTGAGCAAAACGGCTGAAAGACTTAATGAAATACTTTCTAAACTGCTGGTAATTAATCAAATCAATAATTCTCTGATCTCAGATGAGCATATTGATTTTGATACTATGATCACTGATATTATATGCGAACAGCAGAACGCAAAAACACTTAAAGCCATTTCTGTTGAAAAAGAAGTTCAATGCGATTTGCAATTCAGAAGTGATCAGGATCTCCTGAGGATCATCCTCACAAACCTTATAAGCAATGCCTTTAAATTTTATAATACCTCCGGTCGCGTAGATTCCTTCATTAATATCAAAGTTTTTAGTAACGACAGGCTCCATGTTCAGGTGATAGATAACGGTATAGGTATTGATGAGAACGTATCTTACAAAATCTTTGAAATTTTCTCCAAGGCTTCTGACATGTCTGATACGGCAGGCCTCGGACTCTACCTGGTTAAACTTGCCGTTGAAAAACTAGGGGGAGATATAACTCTTAGCAAGGCTCGGGGTAGCTTCACGCAGTTTGAAGTAGTTCTTCCTTTTCATTAG
- the typA gene encoding translational GTPase TypA: MQNIRNVAIIAHVDHGKTTLVDKIIHASKIIRENQETDDLILDNEDLEKERGITIVSKNVSVRYKDVKINIIDTPGHADFGGEVERVLKMADGVLLLVDAFEGPMPQTRFVLGKAIDLGLKPIVVVNKVDKENCRPDEVHEQVFDLMFNLDATEDQLDFPTLYGSSKQGWMSTDWNKPTDNIFELLDAIIEYIPPAPQNEGVLQMRVTSLDFSAYVGRIAIGRIAQGTVKEGDTVGLTKKDGSVKRCKVKEVHIFEGLGKKRVPEASSGEICALVGIDNFELGDTVTDINNPQPLPRIAIDEPTMSMLFTINNSPFFGKEGKFVTSRHLRDRLYKETEKNLALRVEDTSSEDKFNVFGRGILHLSVLIETMRREGYELQVGQPQVIIKEIDGVKHEPVEHLVVDVPQETSGKVIELVSAKKGELKIMEPKGDLQHLEFDIPARGLIGLRNNVLTATAGEAIMTHRFKEYAPFKGDIPGRINGSLISMENGPGTPYSIDKLQDRGIFFVEPGEDLYTGQVIGEHSRDNDLVVNVQKGKKLTNMRASGSDNNAKIAPPKRFSLEEAMEYIQKDEYLEVTPKSIRMRKIYLDENERKRMANKDQ, from the coding sequence ATGCAAAATATTCGTAACGTCGCTATTATAGCGCACGTTGACCACGGTAAAACTACCTTGGTTGACAAAATTATTCACGCCTCAAAAATTATCAGGGAGAATCAGGAAACCGATGATCTCATATTAGACAATGAGGACCTTGAAAAAGAGAGAGGGATCACCATTGTATCAAAGAACGTTTCTGTCAGATATAAAGACGTAAAAATAAATATTATAGATACTCCTGGTCACGCCGACTTCGGAGGTGAAGTGGAAAGGGTTTTAAAGATGGCTGACGGCGTTCTTCTGCTGGTTGATGCCTTCGAAGGCCCTATGCCTCAAACACGCTTTGTACTTGGAAAAGCTATTGACCTCGGCCTGAAGCCGATCGTTGTAGTTAACAAAGTAGATAAAGAAAACTGTCGTCCTGACGAGGTACATGAGCAGGTTTTCGATTTGATGTTTAATCTGGATGCCACTGAGGATCAGCTTGACTTCCCCACGCTTTACGGTTCGTCAAAGCAAGGATGGATGAGCACAGACTGGAACAAACCTACTGACAATATATTCGAACTTCTCGACGCTATCATTGAGTACATCCCTCCTGCACCACAAAACGAAGGTGTATTGCAAATGCGGGTTACTTCCCTCGATTTCTCTGCTTATGTAGGACGAATCGCCATAGGAAGAATAGCTCAGGGCACTGTAAAGGAAGGTGACACTGTAGGATTAACAAAAAAAGATGGCTCTGTAAAGAGATGTAAAGTAAAAGAGGTTCACATTTTCGAAGGATTAGGCAAGAAACGCGTTCCGGAAGCATCATCTGGAGAAATCTGTGCGCTGGTAGGTATTGACAATTTCGAACTTGGAGATACCGTTACTGATATTAATAATCCGCAACCTTTGCCTCGTATAGCTATTGATGAGCCTACAATGAGCATGCTATTTACCATTAATAATAGCCCGTTTTTTGGTAAAGAAGGAAAATTTGTAACCTCAAGACACCTGCGAGACAGATTATACAAGGAAACTGAGAAAAATCTTGCCCTGAGGGTTGAGGACACTTCCTCTGAAGATAAATTCAATGTTTTTGGAAGAGGAATCCTTCACTTGTCAGTACTGATAGAAACCATGAGAAGAGAGGGTTATGAACTGCAGGTTGGTCAGCCACAGGTTATTATCAAAGAAATAGACGGCGTAAAACATGAACCGGTAGAGCACCTTGTGGTGGATGTTCCCCAGGAGACTTCAGGCAAAGTAATAGAGCTTGTAAGTGCCAAAAAAGGTGAGTTGAAGATCATGGAGCCCAAGGGCGACCTTCAACACCTTGAGTTTGATATCCCGGCAAGGGGACTAATAGGACTAAGAAATAATGTACTCACCGCAACTGCCGGTGAAGCCATCATGACTCACCGCTTTAAAGAATATGCTCCATTCAAAGGTGATATTCCCGGAAGGATCAATGGATCTTTGATCTCCATGGAGAACGGCCCGGGCACACCTTACTCGATAGATAAGCTTCAGGATAGAGGTATATTTTTTGTTGAACCAGGTGAAGATCTGTACACGGGACAGGTTATTGGTGAACACTCCAGGGATAATGACCTCGTAGTAAATGTTCAGAAAGGTAAGAAGCTGACTAACATGAGAGCTTCAGGTTCTGATAACAATGCTAAGATTGCTCCTCCGAAAAGGTTCTCATTAGAAGAGGCTATGGAATATATTCAAAAAGATGAATACCTTGAAGTAACACCTAAGTCTATCAGGATGAGGAAGATTTATCTTGATGAGAATGAACGAAAAAGAATGGCCAATAAAGACCAGTAA
- the sppA gene encoding signal peptide peptidase SppA: MNFLRNLLASFLALVIFTVLGILVFVGIIGALTQKEPVKVSEKSVLHIKLDKPISEVEFNNPFAELDMFPTAPTTIGLVQLKEAIRNAKDDNNIKGIYLEAPFVMAGMAATEEIRDALNDFKSSGKFVVAFSEFYSEGGYYLSSVADKVYMHPEGSLELNGLSANLTFFKGLFDKLDIEPQIFRVGDFKSAVEPFMRKDMSEENRLQLTSMLNSVYGNVIAKIAESRGIAPEKLVEISDNMLVRRPKQAIEYHLADELVYFDQVVSALKTEIGIEEDEDLNLISYEKYKESFSTYTSSDNEVAVIVASGDIISGKGDVNTIGSEKFSEEIRKARKDDGIKAIVIRINSPGGSFVASDVMWREIRLASEQKPVIASMSDVAASGGYYMAMACDTIVAQPNTITGSIGIFGIIFNLQGFLNNKLGITNDEVKTGELSSIYNMTRPLTEQEKQIIQNDVEDGYETFITKAAQGRGMDVEELKKIASGRVWTGSQAKANGLVDVLGDLETAIEIAAAKANVQDNYKVRYYPKQQSIFEEFMKELEGERSAEMIKEEMGEFYPYMESARKVKELNGLQARMPYEFRLN, translated from the coding sequence ATGAATTTTCTTCGAAATCTGTTGGCCTCATTTCTGGCGCTGGTAATATTTACCGTGCTGGGCATACTGGTGTTTGTGGGTATAATAGGCGCATTGACGCAGAAGGAACCTGTTAAGGTGTCAGAAAAATCCGTTCTACATATCAAGCTTGATAAACCTATATCTGAAGTAGAGTTTAATAACCCCTTTGCTGAGCTGGATATGTTCCCGACAGCACCAACCACCATCGGTCTTGTGCAGTTGAAAGAAGCCATCAGAAATGCGAAGGATGATAACAATATCAAGGGCATCTATCTTGAGGCGCCGTTTGTAATGGCCGGCATGGCTGCTACCGAAGAGATCCGTGATGCGTTAAACGACTTTAAGAGTTCAGGGAAGTTTGTAGTTGCTTTCAGTGAGTTTTACAGTGAGGGTGGTTATTACCTTTCCTCTGTTGCAGATAAAGTATACATGCACCCTGAGGGTAGTTTAGAGCTTAACGGACTTAGTGCCAACCTTACCTTTTTTAAAGGATTGTTTGACAAGCTGGATATAGAGCCGCAAATATTTCGGGTGGGTGACTTTAAGAGTGCAGTGGAGCCGTTTATGAGAAAAGATATGAGCGAAGAAAACAGGCTTCAGCTTACATCCATGCTTAACTCCGTTTATGGGAATGTGATCGCTAAAATAGCCGAATCAAGAGGTATTGCTCCGGAAAAATTAGTAGAAATATCAGATAACATGCTTGTAAGAAGGCCCAAGCAGGCCATAGAGTATCATTTGGCCGATGAGTTGGTGTATTTTGATCAGGTTGTTTCTGCATTAAAGACAGAAATAGGAATAGAAGAGGACGAAGATCTTAACCTGATATCATACGAAAAATACAAAGAGAGTTTCAGTACTTACACGAGTTCAGATAATGAAGTGGCTGTAATTGTTGCATCGGGAGACATTATTTCAGGTAAAGGAGATGTCAATACCATTGGTTCGGAAAAGTTCTCTGAGGAGATCCGCAAGGCAAGAAAGGATGATGGTATAAAGGCAATTGTGATCAGGATCAATTCACCGGGAGGAAGCTTTGTGGCCTCGGATGTAATGTGGAGAGAGATCAGGCTTGCAAGTGAGCAAAAACCGGTGATCGCATCCATGTCGGATGTGGCGGCATCGGGCGGTTACTATATGGCTATGGCTTGTGATACTATAGTGGCCCAACCCAATACCATTACAGGTTCCATAGGTATCTTCGGTATAATCTTTAACCTTCAGGGCTTTCTCAATAATAAGCTGGGCATAACCAATGATGAGGTGAAAACCGGTGAACTTTCCAGTATTTATAACATGACCAGACCATTGACCGAACAGGAAAAGCAAATTATCCAAAACGATGTAGAAGATGGCTACGAGACCTTTATTACCAAAGCGGCACAGGGCAGAGGTATGGATGTTGAAGAACTTAAGAAAATTGCATCGGGCAGGGTGTGGACAGGAAGCCAGGCCAAAGCCAACGGGTTGGTTGATGTACTTGGAGACCTGGAAACGGCTATCGAAATAGCAGCCGCTAAAGCTAATGTGCAGGATAACTATAAAGTAAGGTACTACCCTAAGCAGCAAAGTATTTTTGAAGAGTTTATGAAGGAACTGGAAGGAGAAAGAAGCGCTGAAATGATCAAAGAGGAAATGGGTGAATTTTATCCCTACATGGAGTCTGCAAGAAAAGTAAAAGAGCTAAACGGTCTGCAGGCCAGAATGCCCTACGAATTCCGATTGAATTAA
- a CDS encoding SH3 domain-containing protein → MITKNLLGTLTLSALLMACGSKNSEQEATTTADIETDSTAVAETPSSNEVEAVGIWDKVSVRATPSEDGKWLTSVSLGESLTYLGEEAKDSNDKVYYKIRLNDGKEGWVRHEFVVPEAKSAVFVNESDIYNRPDLLTKSDKKFSKMDIIAVKQTQDDWVEVAGKRTNGKWIETGWVRKSNISYEPVDIAMAKFAKPAMETEDTDSRAKKLEEVLNNVDLSSSAFVTDVKEALDEIRLNAEAPEETDDASTEEDSMEIEDEEVLEEDGN, encoded by the coding sequence ATGATAACAAAGAACTTACTTGGCACCTTAACCTTATCTGCTTTATTGATGGCATGCGGCTCTAAAAACAGTGAGCAGGAAGCCACGACTACTGCAGACATTGAAACCGACTCAACGGCTGTTGCAGAAACTCCATCATCAAATGAAGTTGAAGCTGTTGGTATCTGGGACAAGGTCTCTGTAAGGGCCACTCCATCAGAAGACGGTAAATGGCTTACCTCCGTAAGCCTGGGTGAAAGCCTGACTTATTTGGGTGAAGAAGCTAAGGATAGTAACGATAAAGTATATTACAAAATAAGACTTAACGATGGTAAAGAAGGATGGGTTCGTCATGAATTTGTAGTTCCCGAAGCTAAATCAGCTGTCTTTGTTAACGAATCAGACATTTACAATCGCCCTGACCTGCTTACCAAGTCGGACAAGAAATTTAGCAAAATGGACATTATTGCTGTTAAGCAAACGCAGGATGACTGGGTAGAGGTAGCCGGAAAAAGAACAAATGGCAAATGGATAGAAACAGGATGGGTAAGAAAAAGTAATATTTCTTATGAACCCGTGGATATAGCTATGGCTAAGTTTGCAAAACCTGCTATGGAAACTGAAGATACTGATAGTAGGGCTAAAAAATTGGAAGAGGTTTTAAACAATGTTGACCTAAGCAGTTCTGCATTTGTTACTGATGTAAAAGAAGCCCTGGATGAAATCAGGCTGAATGCTGAGGCCCCGGAAGAAACTGATGATGCCTCCACTGAAGAAGACTCTATGGAAATAGAGGACGAAGAAGTGCTGGAAGAAGACGGTAATTAG
- the folK gene encoding 2-amino-4-hydroxy-6-hydroxymethyldihydropteridine diphosphokinase: protein MIEGIFLLLGSNLGDKKKLLNSACSIINSELGPIMGRSSLYETAAWGKTDQPAFLNQVIEVNSALSAAEVLKCINNIESRLGRVRTEKWGARIIDIDILYYGHEIIETENLTIPHPGIPDRRFTLAPLVEIAPDFIHPVLRKTNTELLARCSDKLEVNIIES from the coding sequence ATGATAGAAGGAATATTTTTGCTCTTAGGATCAAATTTGGGTGATAAAAAAAAACTACTGAACAGCGCCTGTTCTATAATAAACAGCGAACTGGGCCCTATCATGGGGAGGTCCTCTTTATACGAGACAGCAGCATGGGGCAAAACTGATCAGCCTGCATTTTTAAACCAGGTAATTGAGGTTAACTCTGCACTGTCTGCCGCAGAAGTACTAAAATGTATCAACAATATAGAATCACGCCTCGGCAGGGTGAGAACTGAGAAATGGGGAGCCCGTATAATAGACATTGACATTCTGTACTATGGTCATGAGATTATAGAAACCGAAAATTTGACTATCCCTCACCCGGGCATACCAGACCGGCGGTTTACCCTGGCTCCCCTGGTGGAAATTGCTCCTGATTTCATTCATCCGGTACTAAGGAAAACAAATACTGAATTATTGGCTCGTTGCTCTGACAAGCTTGAAGTAAACATTATCGAAAGCTGA